The Humulus lupulus chromosome 3, drHumLupu1.1, whole genome shotgun sequence genome window below encodes:
- the LOC133825816 gene encoding uncharacterized mitochondrial protein AtMg00810-like has protein sequence MTIPQGLTLPPSICADTTMVCRLHKSIYGLKKSSRKWYQKLSDALIHEGFTQSQANYTLFTKGSNNTFIALLVYVDDIIITGPNLPLLHQLQDSLHTHFKLKALGPLKYILGFEIAQAQEGLFLSQRKYILQLLDDTGYTGSKPAKTPMDPRIKLDDEQGTLLEDPSSYQQLIGRLLYLTLSRPDITYAVNNLSQFMSHPRTPHLQVVHHLLRYLKGSPGQGLLYSAKSSLHLRGFSYSDWASCPITRRSTTGFCIFLGDCLISWRTKKQPTISKSSAEAEYRALAATSSEITWLQYLLADFHIPQDTPAFIYCDNQFAIHIANNPTFHERTKHIELDCHFIRDKIKQSTIHLILVNSTLQLADAFTKPLPSTTLTSHIAKISVYDIYSPP, from the coding sequence ATGACAATTCCTCAGGGTCTAACTCTACCTCCTTCTATTTGTGCAGATACAACTATGGTGTGCAGGCTACACAAATCCATCTACGGATTAAAGAAATCCTCTAGAAAATGGTATCAGAAATTATCAGATGCTCTCATTCACGAAGGCTTCACTCAATCTCAAGCAAATTATACTTTGTTTACCAAAGGATCAAACAATACTTTCATTGCTCTCCTCGTGTATGTCGACGACATCATCATCACCGGCCCCAACCTGCCTCTTCTACACCAACTACAAGACTCTTTGCACACTCATTTCAAACTTAAAGCACTCGGGCCActgaaatatattttgggatttgAAATCGCTCAAGCACAAGAAGGACTTTTTCTGTCCCAACGCAAATACATTCTACAACTTCTCGATGATACAGGGTACACAGGAAGCAAGCCTGCGAAGACCCCTATGGACCCTCGAATCAAGTTGGATGATGAACAAGGAACCCTTCTTGAAGACCCTTCCTCATACCAACAACTAATTGGCCGCTTACTCTACCTCACATTATCACGGCCAGACATCACATATGCAGTAAACAATCTCAGCCAGTTCATGTCTCATCCCCGCACTCCTCATCTGCAGGTTGTACATCATCTGCTTCGATATCTCAAGGGTAGCCCCGGGCAAGGGCTTCTATACTCAGCCAAATCTTCTTTGCACCTTCGGGGTTTTTCATATTCGGACTGGGCTTCATGCCCCATTACTCGGCGCTCGACCACTGGATTTTGCATCTTCTTGGGCGACTGCCTCATTTCATGGCGCACAAAAAAACAACCCACCATTTCCAAGAGCTCTGCTGAAGCAGAGTACCGGGCCTTGGCTGCTACTAGTAGTGAAATCACCTGGCTCCAATATTTACTAGCTGATTTCCACATTCCACAAGACACTCCAGCTTTCATTTACTGCGACAACCAGTTCGCCATTCATATCGCCAACAATCCTACCTTCCACGAACGAACAAAACATATTGAGCTAGACTGTCATTTTATCCGAGACAAGATTAAACAATCAACTATCCACCTAATACTTGTTAATAGTACCTTACAGCTTGCTGATGCTTTCACCAAGCCATTACCTTCCACTACTCTTACTTCTCACATAGCCAAGATATCTGTATATGACATATACAGTCCACcttga